From Streptomyces sp. NBC_00683, one genomic window encodes:
- a CDS encoding IclR family transcriptional regulator: MTEAAAVRASGGAQAVLRALDVLHCFHDNGPDLSASDLARRLELSVSTAHRLARTLLGAGFLEQDARTSRYRLGPAVTELGRLSYHQRGLHLAAPELTDLAERTGATADLALRSGPHAVIVAGGSVTPHTGLRRPLHSTALGKVLLAWARPGEGGPAALPPLRAFTDRTIVEPALLQAELTRVRTQTYALNDGESALGVRTLAVPVLDGSGHARFALAVRATPSVITDERTDWFLEQARSCARALEVLLLTPAERRPPAP, from the coding sequence ATGACCGAGGCCGCGGCGGTGCGCGCATCCGGCGGAGCCCAGGCGGTGCTGCGTGCGCTGGACGTCCTGCACTGCTTCCACGACAACGGCCCCGACCTGAGCGCCTCCGACCTTGCCCGGCGACTGGAGCTCTCCGTCTCCACGGCCCACCGCCTGGCCCGCACCCTCCTCGGCGCGGGCTTCCTGGAGCAGGACGCGCGCACATCGCGCTACCGGCTCGGCCCCGCGGTGACCGAGCTGGGCCGGCTCTCGTACCACCAGCGGGGGCTCCATCTGGCCGCCCCCGAGCTGACCGACCTGGCGGAGCGCACCGGGGCGACGGCCGACCTGGCGCTGCGCAGCGGCCCGCACGCGGTGATCGTCGCCGGCGGCTCGGTCACCCCGCACACGGGGCTGCGCAGGCCGCTGCACTCGACAGCGCTGGGCAAGGTCCTGCTGGCCTGGGCTCGGCCGGGCGAGGGCGGACCGGCCGCACTCCCGCCCCTGCGCGCCTTCACCGACCGTACGATCGTGGAACCCGCACTGCTGCAGGCCGAGTTGACGCGCGTACGGACCCAGACGTACGCACTCAACGACGGGGAGTCGGCGCTCGGGGTGCGCACCCTGGCCGTCCCCGTGCTGGACGGCTCCGGCCACGCGCGCTTCGCGCTCGCCGTGCGCGCCACCCCGTCCGTGATCACGGACGAACGGACGGACTGGTTCCTCGAACAGGCACGGTCCTGTGCGCGCGCGCTGGAGGTGCTGCTGCTGACGCCGGCCGAACGCAGGCCGCCCGCCCCGTGA
- a CDS encoding putative leader peptide, which yields MAGPRATTPGTTAPVRLALTLRRHIDLARVSSAACR from the coding sequence ATGGCAGGCCCCCGCGCCACGACCCCGGGCACCACGGCTCCGGTCCGGCTCGCCCTCACGCTGCGCCGTCACATCGACCTGGCACGCGTCTCCAGCGCCGCCTGTCGCTGA